TAGGCCAGCGCCGCCCTTGAAATCAACGAGGGCAAGGGCTAATTGCTGTGGCGAAAATTGGTACGCAAGGTCAGCAACTATGCGACGAAGCGCTTCCGATTTCCCGGATCCCGTGGTGCCACAGATCAACATATGTGGTCCGTCATCATCTAGATCAAGTGATACCTCATCCCCGGAGTCGTTGACACCGATGGAGACACTCATTCGGTGAGCTGACTGTGGTAAGGCTCGCTGTTTCGGGCGATCTATCGAAGGCACTAAGTCCAAGAACTGTTGGATGGTTCGATCAAAACGCATCAAACTCAAACGGTGTAATTTCTGGAGGACAAACCGCTGATCAGGAAAAAGGGCGGATTCGGAATCCAATACGATCCAATGTTCCGCCGTTTCCGGGAGTGAAGGGCAAAGACTAAATATGAGAGTCTCTGGCAACGAATTGGTGGGCGTAGAGGTCAGATAAATCGTTCTAAGTTCCGTCTCCTTCTGTTGCCAAGGGCTTGCCTCCGCTGCTGGTGTAGGGGCTGACGTACTGACATTGGGCAGGAGCAATAAGGACGCCGGCAAACAATGAATTGTCGGATCAACTATTAGGGAGAGCTTGCCTGACGCGATTAGCGGGACAAATCGCACCAACACGTTGGCCAGTACTTCACCCATGTTCGAATCTTGGTTTCCCACCAAATGCCATACACCGGGCACAGGTGGAGCAAATACCGGACTAGGCCTAGGCGCATCCAGCGATCGCCCTTTGAAGAAAGTCCATTTTTTCCTCGGAGATTCGGACTCAATGGAGCCAGATAGGTGCGCAGACCAAAGCCCGTCGCCCCACACAACGGGCGGTACAGGGAGCGTGGTAATTCCCAAGGCAGTTGCATCAAGCCCTGCAATAACGTTTTGCCCCAACGGAGCCGCATAGTTGTATCGGGCTTGGAGAGCTGATCTCATCTGATTGCGCATGGCGCGTTTCCAGCGTCGGAGTTCTGAAACCAATTGGCAAGCAGGGGCTAAACCCATAAGCGCAGAGACGCCACTAATGATCAAGAAGAACATCGTTCCCATCAGGAAAGCCAGTAATAACCCGGTGAGTATCGGAACGGTGGCAGCCAGGATGAGCATTACCAAGCGATCAATTTCAGGTTTTGCTGGAACACGGACCTCTAAATCGTCAGCCACGATCGTAGCTCTCGGTTCCGACAAGACCGGATCTCCAACGACAAAAAATGTATTGCCGAGACGAAATTTTGACCCCAGTTCAAGGTCTAGGGTGATGCAGTTGGTTCCATCGTCACGTGATATGTGATTACCAGGAGTTGCGACGAGTCGTATTTGGCGGGCCGAAACCTTTATCGTTGCGTGGCAACGTGAGATTTGTGGGTCTTCTAGCCACAGCGGCGCGTGTCTACCTATCGTGTGTTCGCCATGAGTAAGAGAAATCCATGCTCCAGAATCTGGTCCTTGAAGTACAAAGAGTTTCAGCGCACTTGAATTGATCGTGCAATCTGGCTGTATCCGAGGAATATCACTGAGGACTATTTTTTGGCCTGACGCCACAGTACCGACTTGCTTTAGAACCTCGTGTCCTGCATACCAACGCAAGCCAGGGAATGCGGTCTCAAGAATCGATGACAGTTTGCCGCCTGTCATTTTTCCTGTCGAGACCACCTCAAATTGACGTGGATGCTGAAACTTTTGGGAGATTAAGAGTAATTCGTAGCGTGCCATGAAGAGTCCTGAACATGTGTGACGAACCATGAGGTACTAATCAAAGCGCGCTAGTCCACCTGCTCGCATAACTAAAAGACGGCCTGTGGAGAATCTGTTTCCGTTTATCCACAAAAATAAAACCTCTTGAAAGGGAAGCGAAGTGCCTATAGCATCCCTAGTCATACGAGTAAGAAAGCTGCACCGACGAAGCGCTCGCCGATGGTCCCCGAATTCGGGATTCTTTGATAAGAAAAGCCAGAGGAGTGAGTTGTGCAGGCGCTGGCCATCGTTGAGGACGAAGTTCGTGAATTGGTGAGAAGGCGTGGACTAGATCCAGCTAAACAGCCCACCATGATCAAGTCATTGATTGAAGAAGTAATCAAAGATTACGATGAGCGAGCACTTCTGGGCGCAGTACCGTCGCTGGGATCTCTCGATGCTGCACGACAGACAATTTTTGATAATGTCGCCGGTTTCGGTGCGCTGCAGCCGCTTCTTGATGATCCCACTGTTGAAGAGATTTGGATAAACGCGCCACATCAAGTTTTTTGCGCCAGAGGTGGCCAAAGCCAACTCACCCACATCCGTATGGAATCCTCAGAGATCGCTGCTTTGGTTGAACGGATGTTGAAGTCTTCTGGACGGCGTCTAGATCTGTCTCAACCATTTGTCGATTGCCAGCTTCCAGACGGCTCTCGATTACACGTCGTCATCCCCGACATCACTCATGAACACTGGGCCGTGAACATCCGAAAGTTCATTGCTCGCGCAGGCAAGCTAGAAGACCTGGTAGATCTCGACTCATTGAGCAGACCAGCCGCGTTGTACTTGTCGATGGCGATTAACGCGGGCTTGAACGTGATCGTTACGGGTCCAACCCAGGCTGGAAAAACGACCATGCTTAATTGCTTGGCATCTTCAATTGGACCGCGTGAGCGGGTCATTAGCATTGAAGAAATTTTCGAACTTAACCTTGTCCTTCGTGACGTGGTGGCCATGCAAACACGGCTGGCCAACTTAGAAGGAACTGGCGAAATTACAATGCGCCGATTGGTCAAAGAGGCATTACGCATGAGGCCTGATCGGATCATTGTGGGAGAGGTTCGAGAAGCTGAATCTCTAGACATGCTCATCGCCCTGAACTCGGGCATTTCAGGACTTTGTACGCTCCACGCAAATTCGGCGAGGGACGCAATTACCAAAATATGCACACTCCCATTGTTGGCAGGCCCGAATATAACCAGCGACTTTACAATCAAGACAGTGGCTGCCTGTATTGATCTGGTCGTTCACTGTGTGCGTAGCCCCGGCGGCCATCGGTACGTCAACGAAATACTCAGCATTCGCAACCGTGTCGAGGCCGGACAAATTGAGTCCTCGACATTGTTCGAACGACGGGATGGCGCTCTCTGTCCTGCACCAGGCGCGGATTGGGAACATGAGAAATTTGATCTTGCGGGTATCAATATTGCTGAGCTGATGGTGGCATAACCATGCTTGCGTTTTTCGCGTTACTCGGAGGCCTCGGGCTGGCCATATTGGTAGATTGGTTGCTTTTTGCGCCTTGGGTCCGTGCTCCGAAACGCACGTCCAGAATCAAAACTGCCCTGCAACAAGCCGGAATGACTAACGTCGCTCCTGCCAAGTTTCTCCTGATTTGCTTGGGGTGCGGGGTCATATCTGGTTTGCTGACGTTTGGGCTAACAGGCGCGTGGCTTTTTGCCATATTGTTTTTCAGTTTTGGGACGTTGGCACCGTGGGCATTTTTACGTCGGCAAGCAGCAAAACGGCAGGCCGCATTGCAAGAACAATGGCCTGAAGTCGTCGACCACCTAAGAAGTGCGATACGTGCGGGACTTTCGTTGCCGGAAGCTCTGAGCCAGTTGACGTCATTGGGCCCTCAAATATTGAGGCCGCTTTTTAGAGATTTCGCTCTGGACTATAGGGCCACCGCAAATTTTCGTGTTGCATTAGATCAACTGGGTGAACGTCTAGCAGACCCGGTCGCGGACAAGATTTTGACGACCCTTCGAATTACTCGTGAGGTCGGCGGCACGGATCTGGGAAACACACTTGCTACTTTGTCTGCATTCCTCCGTGACGATGTGCGCACGCGAGGCGAATTGGCTGCACGTCAGTCGTGGATAGTTTCTGCTGCGAGGCTCGCCGTGGCAGCACCGTGGATTCTTCTCTTGGTTCTTGGAACTCAACCAGCAGCTAAAGATGCCTACATGACACCCGGAGGAGTGCTCGTTCTTGCACTAGGAATTGGGATTTCAGTTGTCTGTTATCGGATCATGTTGCGGCTGGGAACTTTGCCTGTAGAAGAGAGGGTTTTGTCATGAACTCCTTCATTTCGTGGGCTGCTCTGTGCGGTTTCGGCTTCGGCCTCGGACTTTGGATCATCTTGGTCAACCTACCCGGATGGCGGAAGATGGCGTTCGCTGAACGTATTGCGCCCCACGTGCGCGTAGGCGTACGGAGCTCGCGAATGCTTGAAGACTCATGGCATTCAGAATCGGGGCATTCCGCATTGGCCCAACTCGCGTCGCCAATGATTTCGCAAATAAGAAAATTTGCCACGAGCCATAACCCTTCTAACGACATCCTCTTGAAAAAGCTCAATGCCGCTGGCCTTGAACTAAGTGTCATTGACTATCGCGCACAAGAAATCATTTGCGCATTGGTCGGCATAGTTGTGGGTTCGGTATTCACAGCAGTCGCCTCGCTTCAATATGACCTTTCATTGGTATCGAGCGTCTTGATAGCAATCTGTTGCGGCATGCTGGGGTACGCACTGCGTGGCTGGTGGCTTGGCGAACAAATCCATCGGCGCTCCCGAAAAATACTGACCCAATTTCCGACCGTCGCTGAAGTTCTGGCACTTACCGTGGGCGCTGGGGAGTCCACCACCGGAGCCATCGAACGAATCTCCCGTATCTGTCACGGAGTAATAGGTGAAGAATTCGTCAAGACGTTGAATGACATCCACGCTGGAACACCAATGATTCAAGCGATGCAGAATATGTCGGATCGAATGCAGGTCGGCACGATCACTAGATTCGTAGACGCCATTGTCGTGGCTACGGAACGCGGTACTCCGCTCGCTCAGGTGCTTCGTGACCAAGCTCAAGATGTTCGTGACGCATCAAAGCGCGAACTAATGGAAGTTGCCGGAAAAAGAGAAATTTTGATGCTCGTTCCGGTGGTATTCGGGATATTACCCCTGACCATCATTTTCGCGGTGTTCCCTGGACTAGCGCTATTGGAGATGAGCTATTGATCGAAACGAAACAACAAGTCATCGAAGAACTTACGAAGCACGAATCACTGAAGGGGATGTCATGTTAAGCATTCAAGAATTTATGGTTGGTTTCTACTTGCGCGTCGTCGGGGAGACTCGCAGATTCTGGGAAAAGATTTCGCCCAAATTGGCGGAGAGCAGAGGAGATGTGCCGGGGTGGGTCATGATTACTCTCGTGACTAAGCCCTAATTGCTCCCACCATCTGACAAGGTGCTTTGCTCCCAACGGGCAACAATCCGCACCTCGGCACGCGGCCGCCCAGGCTTTACCACGATCCGTGCCACCACCCTGGACAGCAGCTCACGCTTTACCGCGGCCGGCATCTCGCCCCACTGCTCCATCAGGTCAGGAGGTAACTTCACCGGCTCTACCCGCGCCTCAACCCGCGCCGCCATCAACTGATCTTCCAAAGACTTCTTCTCACCGAGCCACTGGTCACGCATCCGCTCATACACCTCCTGCGGCACCGTCCCATCCACCAGCTTCTCAGTCAACGCCGACAACCTGGACTCGACCTTGATCAGCGCTCGCCGGAGGCTGGGGGTGGGATCGTGAGGCTTGGGTGCCTTGCGGTCCTTGGTGGCCTCGTTGATTTCTGCAGCCAAGTCCGTGAGCCAGGGAAGAAGCGTCGCTTCGATGGTGCTGCTCATGACGTAGCCACCGGAATGGAGTTTCCATTGGGCGGCGCCGCTGCAACGGTATTTGAGGGTGTGGCCTGAGCCGAAGAGGCCGGCGTACATGCCGTGGCCGCAGAGTTCGCAGAAGATCAGGCCTGTGTAGGGGTATGTGCTTTTGGTGCTGGAGCGGCTGACCCTGCGGCTCTTGCGTCGTACCTGGTACTGCTCCCATGTTTCTTCGTCGATCAGCGGATCGTGGATCCCCTGGTGGACTTCGCCCTTGGAGATGAAGTGGCCGGAGGCGAAGGGGTTGTCCATGACGCGTCGGACGGTGGTTGCTGACCAGATGCCAGGCTTCGGCCCGGTGTAGCCTTCTCCTGGCTTGGTGGGCCCGGCGTTGAGGTAGTCGGTGATCTCGTAGAACGAGGTGCCGGTAATGTATTTGCGGTAGCACTCCTGCAGGATGGGCCCCTCGACCGGATGCGGGGTGAAACCTGTGGCCCGGTCGTATTCGTAGCCGTATCGTTTCTTTCCAGTGGCTGGGATTCCTTGCTCGACGCGGCGCCGGTGCGCCTCTTTCCAAGTATCGCCAATGCGTTCCGATTCGAAGGCTGCGAACTCCGCGAGCATGCCGCGCGCGAAACGTCCGGTGGACGTACTCACGTCAACCTGCTCTGTCGCTGACTCGATGCGGCCGCCGGCGGCTTCCACTTTGTCGATGGCCACGGCCCAGTCCAGCCGGGCGCGTGAGAGGCGCGACCATTTCCAGAGGATGATGACGTCGGCGTGCTGGTCTTCGATCATCTTCATGACGCGCAGCACGGCTGGGCGTTTCCAGGTGCGTCCGCTGATCCCGTGGTCGGCCTCGACGGCGACAACGTCGTAGCCTGCCTGCGCTGCGTAGCGCCGGCCTGCGTCCTCTTGCAGCTCAAGGCTGATGGATTCCTCCCTGGCCACTGATTGGCGGAGGTAGAGGATCGCCCTAGGACGTGCTTTCGGGTTCATTGTGGATACTCCTGTGAATATCGAATCTTTATTCCATGATCAGGGCGCAGGACAGCCAGGGAGCATGGGAGAAGCGAGATGTGGATTAGTGTTTAGGCGATATGTTCGCTGGGTGGCCAGAGTTCCTGGAGCTGATCGCCATCAAGCGTGGCCAACCGGTCCAAGACAACCTGTTCTATAACGTTGAGTTCCTCAGCCATCTCTGCTGGACAAGTGGCCCAACCGGCGACGCGACGCAAATCCTCGTAAGGAATAAGAAACCGCGCAACTTCCAACCGGAGCTGCCGCTCGACAGTCGGAGGCTGGCATGTTGTGTGGCCAGCGACCAGATGGAAGATTTCATGTGCGAGTACACAACGCTTCTCAGTTGACGAGAGTGACGGATCAATCCAAATATGTTGACCGTCAGTTCCTGCCAAGCCACTTGAAGGTGGCTTGGTCCAGACGACGACCGTGTGCGCGAGTTCGCGCAGTTTTCCCCATACGTTCTGCATGATTCGAATATATATTCGAATTGGCGCAGGTGTCGAAAACTGACAAGACGGTGACTTAAGAAGAGGTTCCGTCCAAGTCAGTACGTACCTTGTTGATCATGACGTAGTTCTTGTATAAGCGTGGCAAAGCGATCAGAAATACCATGAATACATAGACGCCACATGCAGTCGCAAGCCAGGCGAATGGTCCTGTTACTGATCCATCACAATCGCTACCGAAATTAATTGCCAATATTAAGAAGGCCGCTGCGAGCGCTGATACATATGACGCGGCAAGAAGGTGAGTTGCACTCTCGTCTAGAGCATCCCTGTCTACAGATTCGGACAACCGGTACTTGGCTGCTCTTTCCGTCAGACGATCACGCCAAGACGACAGCTGGGCAAAAGCTGATATCAGCGCGCCGGCAAACAACGCTGCTCCGGCAAGCAGCGAATTTGGATCCGCAATTGAACCATTGAAGAACCACATGGCGACACCTGCCATGATTGGCGTCAGAAATGTGAGTATCCGCTCGATCCATGCCGGCTTCGGGTTTTCGCCCCGATAATCACTTAGCGATTTGTATTGACCCCGAAAAAGAGCTGCAGGTGTAAAACGTTCCAGCATTACGGGCTCCTTCTGTGTTACAGCTCCAACGGTATCCGATGCGAAGGCGCCAAGTCCCTTAGCTTTGATTCGATCGCTTCGATTAGCGTTTCATTGTCGGGCGATATTCCCGGTTTTCCGACTGAATAGGTAAATTGGTCCACTACGTCGTCTGGGCCAATGAACTTGGTGGTTCCATCTGGGCCCTCCCAAGTGAACCCGGCCTCATCGAAATCTGCTGCGTCGACATTCACTTCAACCAGAGTCGCGAGCTGTTGAACGCTATTACCAGATGGATCGATACCCAGGGCTCTCAGATTCTTGGCCTCTGCTTTCTTGATCCAAAACATACCAAGGGTCTTGGACGCTTTAGCTACGCCTGTTCCCGTAAGACCGTCTTGGCGAACGGTAACTTTCTTAGTGCCAGGAGTTCCATCCGGCTTAATTTCGTGCTTAATGAGGCTAATGCTGCGAGGTTCGCCCTGGGTTATGAACTTTACCCATTGTTCAGGGTCGGTGATTCGAAAATATCGGAATCGCCACCAACCAATCTGCGCGTCTAGCGAGCGCTCTTCATCTTGCTCTTTGCTGCTTACGCCAAGTAACTTCATCAAATTATCGGCTGGGCATATCCTATTTCTGGCTTCGACCGCGAGTATGGCCTTAGTTCCGGAAACGGGGAGATAGAGAAAAGCTCTAAAGGGGTTGGTCGGGGCTTTGCCACTGAGCTCTGCATCCTCTTCCGCTGATTCTGCCATCGCTAGGTCATGACTTCCTCGACGGCCATAACGAAATTCGAAATCAATACGACTACCGATACTCGCAAACTTGAGCAATCGAATCGAAGGTTGGGTATCTTCAGATTCCTCAATTTTTGAAGGAACGTCACGATGCCGGTATCGCAGTATGCCAGTCACGGTTACACCTTGGATAGATGCGCAAATTCGGCGCAGTGACTCGATGAAAGCAACTTCACTTTCACCCGAACCTAACGTGGCACTACTGAAATCTAAGGGGGATTTCTTATGCTCACGCAGAAGTTCAACTTCGAAGAGACGGTATCCAAACTGTGTCGCCAATTTTCCTCCAACATGGAAACAGGTGAGATTAATGAATTGTGCTACTGCTCAGGTGATTCTTGGTTTTCTTCTCCACGCTCACCGTGGAGCCTTTCGAACTTTTGACGCTCGGTCTCAAAGGCATGATGCGCTGCCAGTGATTGCTCCGGCCGGGCGTGGCTCGTAGCATCATCGCCATGGAGTTGTTGCACGCCGTGCTCATCAAGCGCAAGTTCCAGGTCGTCAGGTACACCGGTCTTCTGTCCAGGGCGAGTGTCACTCGTGGGCGCCACCGCTCGCAGTCGTGGTGCGGTGTCGTTATTAGGCCTGGGGTTGTCGTGTTGTCCAATGCTTCCGCTTCCGGTATCGCGCATCGCGGCCGCAAGGCTCAAAATAAGCCGCTGGTCGCGATTGCTTAGGTCGGTCGTGTTGCGGAGCGAATCTTCCAGCGAGGCGGAGGTGGAATCCAGCCGGACTCCCATGCTTTCAATGGCAGCCATGGCAACGGCCTGCTCGGTTACGCCAAGCACCGATGCGAGCACTTGGATCTGACTCGCCTTGATCGCAATAACAGGTTCGATCTTTAGGCGGGAAAAATTCGAGTGCTTCATCGAATGGCCCTTGCGTTCGGCGGCGCGTTCCAGATCGCGGGTTGACCAACCTTCACGGTCCTGTGCGGCCTGGATCAGCTTGCCTAGCGGGTGCAATTCGTTCACGGCATCAGTCTTTCTGGATCACTCGGACACTGGCAAACCGCGCGGACACTCGCTGTAAGCACTTCGTGGACACTAAGAACTCTAGCTTTTTCTTGACGAATATGCCCGATTCCACGCGGAATAAGGGGGAAAGTGAAAAAAGAGGGTGGACACTAGGCGGGACTTAATGTAATGATTTACTGGACACTTGGAAGAAAGGCGATTACAGTGAAGGTTGTAAAGTTCCCGAGTCCGTTAGGAGATCTCTGGATGAAACTCAAGGACAGGAAGAAGCTCCTGACCATCATGGAGATTCAGGAGGTATCGCGCAGAGAGCTGGCCCGAGTGGCCGGGTGGCACTCGCATAGCTATATGAACCGCCTCTGCAATGGCGATGTGGATACTCTGCAGCCAGAGCCAGCCCTTCGAATCGCCAAATTCCTCGGCGTCGGAGTGGACGATCTTTTCTTGACCAAAGTGGAAGAAAAGATCGAACACTCGGACATGAAAATCGGACGAAAGAAAGTAGCATGACCACCACCGAGGCCAAGAACAACCTCCAAGCCCAGCTTGATGCCCAGGCGCTCGCCGAGACGGTGACCGTCGATCGCAAGGACCTGGAGCGCGTGCTGCAGTGCAT
The nucleotide sequence above comes from Glutamicibacter sp. B1. Encoded proteins:
- a CDS encoding CpaF family protein, whose protein sequence is MQALAIVEDEVRELVRRRGLDPAKQPTMIKSLIEEVIKDYDERALLGAVPSLGSLDAARQTIFDNVAGFGALQPLLDDPTVEEIWINAPHQVFCARGGQSQLTHIRMESSEIAALVERMLKSSGRRLDLSQPFVDCQLPDGSRLHVVIPDITHEHWAVNIRKFIARAGKLEDLVDLDSLSRPAALYLSMAINAGLNVIVTGPTQAGKTTMLNCLASSIGPRERVISIEEIFELNLVLRDVVAMQTRLANLEGTGEITMRRLVKEALRMRPDRIIVGEVREAESLDMLIALNSGISGLCTLHANSARDAITKICTLPLLAGPNITSDFTIKTVAACIDLVVHCVRSPGGHRYVNEILSIRNRVEAGQIESSTLFERRDGALCPAPGADWEHEKFDLAGINIAELMVA
- a CDS encoding recombinase family protein, whose protein sequence is MNPKARPRAILYLRQSVAREESISLELQEDAGRRYAAQAGYDVVAVEADHGISGRTWKRPAVLRVMKMIEDQHADVIILWKWSRLSRARLDWAVAIDKVEAAGGRIESATEQVDVSTSTGRFARGMLAEFAAFESERIGDTWKEAHRRRVEQGIPATGKKRYGYEYDRATGFTPHPVEGPILQECYRKYITGTSFYEITDYLNAGPTKPGEGYTGPKPGIWSATTVRRVMDNPFASGHFISKGEVHQGIHDPLIDEETWEQYQVRRKSRRVSRSSTKSTYPYTGLIFCELCGHGMYAGLFGSGHTLKYRCSGAAQWKLHSGGYVMSSTIEATLLPWLTDLAAEINEATKDRKAPKPHDPTPSLRRALIKVESRLSALTEKLVDGTVPQEVYERMRDQWLGEKKSLEDQLMAARVEARVEPVKLPPDLMEQWGEMPAAVKRELLSRVVARIVVKPGRPRAEVRIVARWEQSTLSDGGSN
- a CDS encoding ImmA/IrrE family metallo-endopeptidase, with translation MQNVWGKLRELAHTVVVWTKPPSSGLAGTDGQHIWIDPSLSSTEKRCVLAHEIFHLVAGHTTCQPPTVERQLRLEVARFLIPYEDLRRVAGWATCPAEMAEELNVIEQVVLDRLATLDGDQLQELWPPSEHIA
- a CDS encoding helix-turn-helix domain-containing protein encodes the protein MKLKDRKKLLTIMEIQEVSRRELARVAGWHSHSYMNRLCNGDVDTLQPEPALRIAKFLGVGVDDLFLTKVEEKIEHSDMKIGRKKVA
- a CDS encoding type II secretion system F family protein, whose protein sequence is MNSFISWAALCGFGFGLGLWIILVNLPGWRKMAFAERIAPHVRVGVRSSRMLEDSWHSESGHSALAQLASPMISQIRKFATSHNPSNDILLKKLNAAGLELSVIDYRAQEIICALVGIVVGSVFTAVASLQYDLSLVSSVLIAICCGMLGYALRGWWLGEQIHRRSRKILTQFPTVAEVLALTVGAGESTTGAIERISRICHGVIGEEFVKTLNDIHAGTPMIQAMQNMSDRMQVGTITRFVDAIVVATERGTPLAQVLRDQAQDVRDASKRELMEVAGKREILMLVPVVFGILPLTIIFAVFPGLALLEMSY
- a CDS encoding type II secretion system F family protein gives rise to the protein MLAFFALLGGLGLAILVDWLLFAPWVRAPKRTSRIKTALQQAGMTNVAPAKFLLICLGCGVISGLLTFGLTGAWLFAILFFSFGTLAPWAFLRRQAAKRQAALQEQWPEVVDHLRSAIRAGLSLPEALSQLTSLGPQILRPLFRDFALDYRATANFRVALDQLGERLADPVADKILTTLRITREVGGTDLGNTLATLSAFLRDDVRTRGELAARQSWIVSAARLAVAAPWILLLVLGTQPAAKDAYMTPGGVLVLALGIGISVVCYRIMLRLGTLPVEERVLS